The Catenulispora sp. MAP5-51 DNA segment CCGGGAGGACGGGCCGACCACCGTTCCACGGACTCCCGGCGAATTCGCAGGCGTCACCCGATCCGACCATGGCGAATGCCGCCGAGGGAGCCAGACATGACTTTCGCCGCCACCCGGTCCTACGGGATCCTGCTGGTCGAGGACGACGCCGCCGACGCGATGCTGATCCAGGACGCCCTGCTGGAGCGCCCGACCGAGCACGTGGTGACCCAGGTCGAGGACGGCGTCGCGGCCCTGGCGCACCTGAACGACCCGGGCCTGGCGCACCCGGACCTGATCGTGATGGACCTGAACATGCCGCGCATGAACGGCCGCGAGCTCCTCGCGGTCCTCAAGGCGGACCAGGCCCTGAAGTCGATCCCCGTGGTGGTCCTGACCACCTCGGCCGCGCCGGACGACGTCAGCGCGGCGTACGAGGGATATGCGAACGCGTACATCACCAAGCCGGTGAACCTGGACGACTTCGTCTCGGCGGTGCAGAGCATCGACACCTTCTTCCTGGACACCGCGACGCGGGTGCCGCGTGCGGGCAAGGAGACTTTCTGACGGC contains these protein-coding regions:
- a CDS encoding response regulator translates to MTFAATRSYGILLVEDDAADAMLIQDALLERPTEHVVTQVEDGVAALAHLNDPGLAHPDLIVMDLNMPRMNGRELLAVLKADQALKSIPVVVLTTSAAPDDVSAAYEGYANAYITKPVNLDDFVSAVQSIDTFFLDTATRVPRAGKETF